The following proteins come from a genomic window of Heyndrickxia acidicola:
- a CDS encoding sensor domain-containing diguanylate cyclase, with translation MKFLLKLFPLIANKTFSNLHADLLFDRIKRISLLLIITYPCFFYVDFFLLHSVQNHLFRSILSGVHLTGFLYSLCFLVCYKKITSRLKPTLILLSVIVYLLLGLVSSLNSQLLTGNIDAYVIILMAVATILPLHPIKSSLLFGCTQIFFLAGLNIMELNHNSLLTKEINSTGAAIIAFFISFTFFSYKLKDFQYEQRLKEDKESFHTLFHINPTPLLIIRINDYQILLMNQHARDYYQLPDSETADGSFFFKAPFIGERILHRLMSERSIKNYAIKHTGLGLSHKWSLLNMECVEYAQESCILIGSTDITHLKQKEEELLEHASLDPLTGVLNRRSGIAFLEELLNNPMPSAFILGFIDINDLKKVNDQLGHSAGDEMIKRVCAIVQEKMDSSDAFFRFGGDEFILVSKRKTVEGIQDFWDSVTMEFEHYNASDKAPYRLSVSHGFIEHKKGSSITVEALLEHADKEMYKEKQRYKRQLTY, from the coding sequence ATGAAATTCTTATTAAAATTATTTCCTCTTATCGCAAACAAAACCTTTTCAAATCTGCATGCGGATTTGCTATTTGATAGAATCAAGCGGATATCCCTTTTGCTCATCATTACGTACCCCTGTTTCTTTTATGTTGATTTTTTTCTACTTCATTCCGTTCAAAATCACTTATTCCGATCCATTCTGTCCGGAGTCCATCTTACAGGATTCCTATACTCACTCTGCTTTCTTGTTTGTTATAAAAAAATAACGTCCCGCTTAAAACCAACACTGATTCTGCTCTCTGTTATAGTGTACCTGCTGCTGGGATTGGTATCGTCCCTGAACAGCCAGCTGCTTACAGGAAATATTGATGCGTATGTCATTATTCTTATGGCAGTTGCGACAATACTCCCTCTTCATCCGATCAAATCCAGCCTTCTTTTTGGCTGTACTCAAATCTTCTTTTTAGCAGGTTTGAACATAATGGAGCTTAATCACAATTCATTACTGACAAAAGAAATCAATTCTACTGGTGCAGCCATCATCGCCTTCTTTATATCCTTTACCTTTTTTTCTTATAAACTAAAGGACTTTCAATACGAACAGAGGCTTAAGGAAGATAAGGAAAGCTTTCATACCCTTTTTCACATTAACCCGACCCCTCTTTTGATTATAAGAATAAATGATTATCAAATTCTTTTAATGAATCAGCATGCCAGGGATTATTACCAGCTGCCTGATTCTGAAACAGCCGATGGAAGTTTCTTTTTTAAGGCTCCTTTCATCGGAGAGAGGATTCTGCATAGACTGATGTCCGAACGCAGCATCAAAAATTATGCTATCAAACATACGGGTTTAGGCCTTTCGCATAAATGGTCGCTTCTTAATATGGAATGTGTAGAATATGCTCAGGAATCATGTATTTTGATTGGTTCAACAGATATTACTCATCTAAAACAAAAAGAAGAGGAGCTTTTGGAGCATGCCTCCCTTGATCCACTGACAGGAGTACTAAATCGCAGAAGCGGCATTGCGTTTTTAGAGGAGCTGCTAAATAATCCTATGCCCTCTGCCTTTATCCTCGGGTTTATTGATATTAATGACCTCAAAAAAGTGAATGACCAACTTGGGCATTCAGCAGGAGACGAAATGATCAAAAGGGTTTGTGCCATTGTTCAAGAAAAAATGGACTCTTCGGATGCTTTTTTTCGATTTGGAGGAGATGAATTCATCCTTGTATCAAAAAGAAAGACAGTTGAAGGCATTCAAGACTTTTGGGACTCTGTAACAATGGAATTTGAGCATTATAACGCATCTGATAAAGCACCTTATCGTTTATCAGTCAGTCATGGATTTATTGAACATAAAAAAGGCAGCAGCATTACCGTAGAAGCGCTACTGGAACATGCTGATAAAGAAATGTACAAGGAAAAACAGCGCTATAAACGCCAGCTGACGTATTGA
- a CDS encoding MFS transporter: protein MQATSVENAGVKQQKQPKAVWAVAFACVISFMGLGLVDPILPAIAKNLHATPSQVSLLFSSYNLITGLAMIITGFVSSRIGPKWTLLIGLILIVIFSALGGFSGGISQLVSFRAGWGLGNALFIATALAVIVGVSTGGTAKAIILYEAALGLGISVGPLLGGELGSISWRGPFFGVAVLMAIAFIAVSFLLPTVPKPKQRSSILDPFRALRYPGLLALAFTALLYNFGFFTLMAYTPFVMNLDAHGLGYVFFGWGILLAFTSVFVAPKLEKRFGTVRSMAIALFLFALALLAMGIWTNSTATVIVCVIIAGAFLGTNNTLITTAVMESSPVERSTASAAYSFVRFIGGAIAPYLAGKLAEWYNPHVPFFVGAIAVVLAILVTVIARKHISTGEKSH, encoded by the coding sequence ATGCAAGCAACATCAGTGGAAAACGCAGGCGTCAAGCAGCAGAAGCAGCCAAAAGCCGTTTGGGCGGTCGCCTTTGCATGTGTTATTTCTTTTATGGGACTTGGGCTTGTTGATCCCATTCTTCCTGCCATTGCAAAAAATTTACATGCCACTCCGAGCCAGGTTTCTCTATTATTTTCAAGCTATAATTTAATCACCGGGCTGGCCATGATAATTACTGGGTTTGTCTCCAGCCGTATTGGCCCTAAATGGACATTATTAATTGGTCTTATTCTTATTGTTATTTTTTCTGCTTTAGGCGGCTTTTCAGGGGGAATCAGCCAGCTGGTCAGCTTTCGGGCAGGCTGGGGGCTTGGAAATGCCTTGTTTATTGCTACAGCTTTAGCAGTCATTGTAGGTGTCTCAACTGGGGGAACTGCGAAAGCCATCATTTTATATGAAGCGGCTCTTGGGCTCGGAATCTCTGTAGGACCGCTTTTGGGCGGAGAGTTGGGATCTATTTCATGGAGAGGGCCGTTTTTTGGTGTAGCAGTCCTTATGGCCATTGCTTTCATAGCTGTTTCTTTCTTATTGCCAACCGTGCCAAAGCCAAAACAACGAAGCTCCATTCTGGATCCATTCCGTGCACTGCGTTATCCTGGTCTTTTGGCACTGGCCTTTACAGCATTGCTCTATAATTTTGGATTTTTTACATTGATGGCGTATACTCCATTTGTCATGAATCTTGATGCACACGGATTAGGTTATGTTTTCTTTGGATGGGGAATTCTGCTTGCCTTTACGTCTGTATTTGTAGCACCTAAATTGGAAAAACGTTTTGGAACTGTAAGATCTATGGCGATAGCCCTGTTTTTATTCGCACTTGCTCTTTTGGCAATGGGGATATGGACAAATTCAACAGCAACGGTTATTGTATGTGTTATTATTGCAGGTGCTTTCTTAGGTACAAACAACACATTGATCACAACTGCAGTAATGGAATCTTCACCTGTGGAACGTTCTACTGCTTCTGCGGCGTACAGCTTCGTCCGTTTTATTGGAGGGGCCATTGCACCATATTTAGCTGGAAAGCTTGCTGAATGGTACAATCCGCATGTGCCTTTCTTTGTAGGGGCCATTGCAGTTGTTCTGGCGATTTTGGTTACCGTTATAGCACGCAAACATATTAGTACAGGTGAAAAATCCCATTAA
- a CDS encoding DUF3219 family protein, which yields MEKEVIINHTHFKADDFQHEKVKDKQTDQLLDRIHFSFKVKSEDYHMVTTLLYKNDFNIEVPHLHLSFRGEITNYSTSITNLYEENQVGDYMLELTETSR from the coding sequence ATGGAAAAGGAAGTTATCATAAATCATACTCATTTCAAGGCTGATGATTTTCAGCATGAAAAAGTGAAAGACAAGCAAACAGATCAATTGCTTGATAGAATTCATTTCAGTTTTAAGGTGAAAAGTGAAGATTATCATATGGTCACAACACTTCTCTATAAAAATGATTTTAATATTGAAGTTCCTCATCTTCATTTATCTTTTAGAGGTGAGATTACTAATTACTCTACTTCAATTACTAATCTTTATGAAGAAAACCAGGTAGGGGATTATATGCTGGAATTAACGGAAACAAGCCGTTAG
- a CDS encoding ABC-F family ATP-binding cassette domain-containing protein — protein MSIVSIENVTHYYGDKLVLKDINVRLLKNEHVGLVGTNGSGKSTLLKILFGVLLPDEGQISWMPNVRAGYLEQHIQLPEGTSIRNYLRSAFHSLYEAEKKLNETANKLGACRAKELERLLKVYAELQERLELHDFYYIDKKIEELADGLGITALGMDTDVAQLSGGQRTKLLLAKLLLEEPDILLLDEPTNYLDYEQVNWLKGYLKNYPYAFILISHDSSFLNEVVKIIYHLEHKQLMRYIGNYHQFQEAYEFRKQQIFQAFERQQTEINKLETFIDKNKARASTSKQAKSREKKLMKINRIEKPVPPAKPFFTFQAGDRPGSLIVELDQLIVGYEKPLFLPLCITLKRGEKAAITGYNGIGKSTTLKTIMGEIPPLSGKALFGQNVKPAYFEQEWTTHSVQTPLDYIWSRYPLMNQQEVRQSLARTALKQEHILQPLHTLSGGEQTRVRLCELMLEDSNWLILDEPTNHLDPMAKRVLSAALRDYEGTVLLVSHEPEFYQDWITQVWNLENLQR, from the coding sequence GTGAGTATTGTATCTATTGAAAATGTAACCCATTATTACGGGGATAAACTTGTCCTTAAGGATATTAATGTCCGCTTGCTGAAAAATGAACATGTAGGCCTTGTCGGAACAAATGGTTCCGGCAAATCTACCCTGCTTAAAATTTTATTTGGCGTCCTATTACCAGATGAAGGACAGATCAGCTGGATGCCAAATGTGAGGGCAGGATATTTGGAGCAGCATATCCAGCTCCCCGAGGGAACCTCAATTAGAAATTATTTAAGAAGCGCTTTCCATTCTTTATATGAAGCGGAAAAAAAATTAAACGAAACAGCAAATAAATTGGGAGCCTGCCGGGCGAAAGAATTAGAAAGGCTGTTAAAAGTTTATGCTGAACTTCAAGAAAGGCTTGAGCTTCATGACTTTTATTATATTGACAAAAAAATAGAGGAGCTGGCGGACGGACTTGGCATAACGGCGCTCGGCATGGACACCGATGTGGCTCAATTAAGCGGCGGTCAGCGAACAAAGTTGCTGCTTGCAAAATTACTGTTGGAAGAGCCGGATATTTTGCTTTTGGATGAACCGACAAATTATCTCGATTATGAGCAGGTGAATTGGCTGAAAGGATATTTAAAAAACTATCCGTATGCCTTCATCCTGATATCACATGATAGCTCTTTTCTCAATGAGGTTGTCAAGATCATTTATCATCTTGAGCATAAACAATTAATGAGGTATATAGGAAATTATCATCAGTTCCAGGAAGCATATGAATTCCGGAAGCAGCAGATTTTCCAGGCCTTTGAACGTCAGCAGACAGAAATTAACAAACTTGAAACGTTTATTGATAAAAACAAAGCAAGGGCCTCCACATCAAAACAGGCAAAATCCAGAGAGAAAAAACTAATGAAAATCAATCGGATTGAGAAGCCCGTTCCTCCGGCGAAGCCTTTCTTTACGTTTCAGGCAGGCGATCGGCCCGGAAGCCTGATTGTAGAGCTTGACCAATTAATAGTCGGATATGAAAAACCTCTCTTCCTTCCTCTTTGCATAACGTTAAAAAGAGGTGAAAAAGCCGCTATCACTGGGTACAATGGGATTGGAAAATCCACAACTCTAAAGACAATCATGGGGGAAATACCTCCTCTAAGCGGCAAAGCGCTTTTCGGCCAAAATGTTAAACCTGCTTATTTTGAGCAGGAGTGGACGACACACTCCGTTCAAACACCTCTTGACTATATTTGGTCGCGTTATCCTTTGATGAACCAACAGGAGGTCCGGCAATCACTAGCCAGAACAGCCCTAAAACAAGAGCATATTCTTCAGCCTTTGCATACGTTAAGCGGAGGAGAGCAAACAAGAGTAAGGCTTTGCGAGTTAATGCTTGAAGACAGCAACTGGCTGATTTTGGATGAACCTACCAATCACCTCGATCCAATGGCGAAAAGAGTGCTATCTGCTGCCTTGCGTGATTATGAAGGAACTGTTTTACTCGTATCGCATGAACCGGAGTTTTACCAGGATTGGATTACGCAGGTCTGGAATCTTGAAAACCTTCAGCGCTAA
- a CDS encoding LTA synthase family protein: MNNLLMKCQHVLSKHLGFFFLAVILFWLKTYAAYANEFNLGVSGSLQKFLLFFNPLSSALFFLGLALFAKGRRAFIWIIIIDFILTFILYANIVYYRFFSDFITIPTLTQSNNFGDLGGSILALIKPHDPLYFLDIIFLIVLMVSKVAKPEPVRVGFRRLSAVYVLAIMAFSINLSLAEKDRPELLSRTFDRKYLVKYLGAYNFTIYDAIQNTTATAQEAFADSSDMTDVRNFVKAQYAKPDPKMFGKAKGMNIIYIHLESFQNFLINYKLNGQEVTPYLNSLTHEKGTYYFDHFFHQTGQGKTSDAEFMLENSLFGLPQGSVLTTKAQNTFQSQPAILGERGYDSAVFHGNYKTFWNRDEAYKSFGINHFFDASWYNMNSKDVLNYGLKDKPFFKESIPMFKTLKQPFYAKFITLSNHFPYPISKEDATIGPATTGDSSVDSYFQTARYLDEAVKSFMDYLKQSGLYNHSVIVFYGDHYGISENHKTAMAKIMGTEITPVEEAKLQEVPLIIHVPGTKGGIEHQYGGEIDVLPTVLHLLGVDTKDYIQFGTDLFSKQHSQVVPFRNGDFVSPDVYSLNGKYYNPDTGVTIPKDLEIKNDEKMVQERLSLSDKVVYGDLLRFYTPKGFTPINREKYNYNHIPQKSSN; encoded by the coding sequence ATGAATAACTTACTGATGAAATGCCAACATGTATTAAGCAAACATCTTGGTTTTTTCTTTTTAGCCGTCATACTTTTTTGGTTAAAAACTTATGCAGCTTATGCTAATGAATTTAATCTGGGAGTTTCAGGCTCTTTGCAGAAATTTCTGCTCTTTTTTAATCCATTAAGCTCAGCACTCTTTTTTCTGGGACTGGCATTATTTGCAAAAGGCAGAAGGGCGTTTATTTGGATTATCATAATTGATTTTATCCTGACATTTATCTTGTATGCGAATATTGTGTACTATCGTTTCTTTAGTGATTTTATCACGATACCGACACTTACCCAGTCAAATAATTTTGGCGATTTGGGCGGAAGTATACTTGCATTGATAAAGCCTCATGACCCTTTATATTTCCTTGATATTATTTTTCTTATTGTTTTGATGGTCTCAAAGGTAGCCAAGCCTGAACCGGTTCGTGTCGGATTCAGAAGGCTGAGTGCGGTTTATGTATTGGCCATCATGGCCTTCAGCATTAACTTAAGCCTTGCGGAGAAAGACCGTCCTGAGCTCCTGTCCAGAACCTTTGACAGAAAATATTTGGTTAAATATCTAGGAGCCTACAATTTTACTATTTATGATGCCATTCAAAACACGACGGCAACCGCACAGGAAGCTTTTGCTGACAGCAGCGATATGACGGATGTACGGAACTTTGTAAAAGCTCAGTATGCTAAACCTGATCCAAAGATGTTCGGGAAAGCGAAAGGCATGAATATTATTTACATTCACTTGGAGTCCTTTCAAAATTTCTTAATAAATTACAAACTGAACGGGCAAGAAGTGACGCCTTATTTAAATTCACTCACTCATGAGAAGGGCACATATTATTTTGATCATTTCTTCCATCAAACGGGCCAGGGGAAAACGTCTGATGCAGAATTCATGCTGGAAAACTCTTTGTTTGGTCTTCCACAGGGCTCTGTACTTACGACCAAAGCACAGAATACATTCCAGTCCCAGCCTGCTATATTGGGTGAAAGAGGCTATGATTCAGCCGTATTCCATGGGAATTATAAAACCTTCTGGAACCGGGATGAAGCGTATAAGTCTTTCGGTATTAACCACTTTTTTGATGCAAGCTGGTATAATATGAACAGCAAAGACGTCTTGAATTATGGATTAAAGGATAAACCATTCTTCAAGGAATCGATTCCTATGTTTAAAACATTGAAGCAGCCTTTCTATGCTAAATTTATAACATTGTCGAATCATTTCCCTTATCCAATTTCAAAAGAGGATGCAACCATTGGTCCTGCAACTACAGGGGATTCATCTGTAGACAGTTACTTCCAAACTGCACGCTATTTGGATGAAGCAGTAAAAAGCTTTATGGATTATTTGAAACAGTCAGGTCTGTACAATCATTCTGTTATCGTATTTTATGGTGACCATTATGGTATCTCAGAAAACCATAAGACTGCGATGGCAAAAATTATGGGCACCGAAATTACGCCTGTAGAAGAAGCCAAGCTTCAGGAGGTTCCGCTCATTATCCATGTACCAGGCACTAAGGGTGGAATTGAACACCAATATGGCGGCGAGATTGATGTATTGCCGACAGTGCTGCATTTATTGGGAGTCGATACTAAAGACTACATTCAATTTGGTACGGATTTATTTTCAAAGCAGCACTCCCAGGTTGTACCGTTCCGTAATGGCGACTTTGTAAGTCCTGACGTCTATTCTTTGAACGGAAAGTATTATAATCCAGATACCGGTGTAACGATTCCTAAGGATCTCGAAATAAAGAATGATGAAAAAATGGTACAGGAAAGGTTAAGCCTTTCTGATAAAGTGGTGTATGGCGATCTATTGCGCTTCTATACTCCTAAAGGATTTACCCCAATTAACCGTGAAAAATATAATTATAATCACATACCACAAAAATCAAGTAATTAA
- a CDS encoding bifunctional transcriptional activator/DNA repair enzyme AdaA, with the protein MMNEEFWMAIVQCDQQFDGIFFYGVKTTRIFCRPSCCSRTPKKQNVVIFSDNQMPAEQGFRPCKRCRPDQLMPPSPKEKLIQQAVHYLSKHYSREIGLKELAEVLYISPYYLQRTFKSIMGLSPSDYVKVKRIEEAKLRLKTGNESLTNIAFEIGFKNSAYFSSVFKQIEGVTPSEYRQTIQHCVLPD; encoded by the coding sequence ATGATGAATGAAGAATTCTGGATGGCCATCGTTCAATGTGATCAACAATTTGATGGCATCTTTTTTTACGGTGTGAAGACAACACGAATTTTTTGCAGGCCTTCCTGCTGTTCCAGAACTCCTAAGAAACAGAATGTAGTGATCTTTTCAGATAACCAGATGCCGGCAGAGCAAGGGTTCCGCCCCTGTAAACGGTGCAGGCCTGATCAACTCATGCCTCCAAGCCCTAAAGAAAAGCTTATCCAACAGGCTGTTCACTATCTTTCCAAACATTATAGCAGGGAGATTGGGCTAAAAGAATTAGCTGAGGTTCTATATATCAGCCCTTATTATTTACAAAGAACCTTTAAAAGCATTATGGGCCTCTCTCCCTCTGATTATGTAAAAGTAAAAAGAATAGAAGAAGCAAAATTGAGATTAAAAACCGGAAATGAGAGCTTAACAAACATTGCTTTTGAAATAGGATTTAAAAACTCTGCTTATTTTTCTTCGGTGTTTAAACAAATAGAAGGTGTTACGCCTTCTGAATACCGCCAAACGATTCAGCACTGCGTTTTACCGGATTAA
- a CDS encoding iron-sulfur cluster biosynthesis family protein — protein sequence MEIVVKASAALELKKYHLLDGEGVRIQAVYVGSCALYVDYSLIIDRISEQDDVFEVEGIPFILSKESQKHLYHRISLDFSPVLGYKLSSDEETYRYNLKLERVSSSI from the coding sequence ATGGAAATTGTTGTGAAGGCTTCCGCTGCTCTCGAGCTCAAGAAATATCATCTGCTGGATGGCGAAGGTGTTAGAATTCAGGCTGTATACGTTGGAAGCTGTGCATTATACGTGGATTACTCCCTTATAATTGACAGAATTTCAGAGCAGGATGACGTGTTTGAAGTGGAAGGCATTCCATTTATTCTATCCAAAGAAAGCCAAAAACATCTTTATCACCGGATTTCTCTGGATTTTAGTCCTGTTCTTGGTTATAAGCTTTCTTCCGATGAGGAGACGTACAGGTATAATTTAAAATTGGAAAGAGTCAGCTCATCAATCTGA
- a CDS encoding organic hydroperoxide resistance protein, which produces MSEKLFTSTATAVGGREGRVESSDGKIKFDLAMPGTPRAKKLPEATNPEQLFASGYSACFDGALQLMASKARVKFESETTANVSLLKDETDDGFKLEVTLHVKGKGIEKDQLEELVEKAHHFCPYSKATRGNITVNLETSVE; this is translated from the coding sequence ATGTCTGAAAAATTATTTACTTCTACTGCGACCGCTGTTGGCGGCAGAGAGGGAAGAGTTGAGTCTTCTGATGGAAAAATAAAATTTGATCTTGCCATGCCTGGAACTCCGAGAGCGAAAAAGCTTCCTGAAGCGACCAATCCTGAACAGCTGTTTGCTTCCGGGTATTCCGCTTGCTTTGACGGTGCGCTTCAGTTAATGGCCAGCAAAGCTCGTGTGAAGTTTGAATCTGAAACCACTGCAAATGTGAGTTTGCTAAAGGATGAAACGGATGATGGATTTAAACTTGAAGTGACCCTGCACGTAAAAGGCAAGGGAATTGAAAAGGATCAGCTGGAAGAGCTTGTTGAAAAAGCTCACCATTTCTGTCCTTATTCAAAAGCTACAAGAGGAAACATAACAGTAAACTTGGAAACAAGTGTAGAATAA
- a CDS encoding YciI family protein, with protein MELKQYIYTLKLFPALLDEKNWTEREHAVVSRHFEALQKLMEQDKLILAGRTLNMDETTFGIVILQTTTEEEARNLMEQDPAVKEQVMTAELFPYKIALMNERFVKGH; from the coding sequence TTGGAGCTAAAGCAATATATCTATACCCTAAAGCTTTTTCCAGCTTTACTGGATGAAAAAAACTGGACAGAAAGAGAACATGCCGTTGTCTCCCGGCATTTTGAAGCCTTACAAAAGCTGATGGAACAAGATAAACTAATCCTTGCAGGAAGAACGCTAAATATGGATGAAACCACATTCGGCATCGTGATATTACAAACCACTACCGAGGAAGAAGCAAGGAATTTAATGGAACAGGATCCCGCTGTAAAAGAACAAGTCATGACAGCAGAGCTATTTCCTTATAAAATTGCCTTAATGAATGAAAGGTTTGTGAAGGGACATTGA
- a CDS encoding universal stress protein — MYEKILVPVDGSEHSHLAVTEAAKLVKKMGGTSTITLLHVNPDIHFIDTAGIDIDQIDDLLEKEGRQILAPIHQLLAKQEAAYHSIYKSGDPAEEITAVSQEFDLIIMGIRGLSTLGEVVFGSVSHKVIQTSACPVLIIK; from the coding sequence ATGTATGAAAAAATTCTCGTCCCCGTTGATGGTTCTGAGCATTCCCATCTTGCTGTCACTGAAGCGGCTAAATTGGTAAAGAAAATGGGAGGCACAAGCACAATCACTCTCTTGCATGTTAATCCGGATATTCATTTTATAGATACAGCTGGAATCGACATTGATCAAATTGATGATTTGCTGGAAAAGGAAGGGCGACAAATCTTAGCTCCTATACATCAGTTGCTGGCAAAGCAGGAGGCTGCGTATCATTCCATTTATAAAAGTGGGGATCCAGCAGAGGAAATTACGGCTGTTTCCCAGGAATTTGACCTTATTATCATGGGAATCAGGGGGCTAAGCACTCTCGGTGAAGTGGTATTTGGAAGCGTCAGCCATAAGGTTATACAAACAAGTGCCTGTCCGGTACTCATTATAAAATAA
- a CDS encoding DUF6044 family protein produces MAGFKQSNRLHSGLGTKEKIYIGVSLLIIIIWVSPYFFLGQNAHMRVQDNLDSNIAWYKVLNESGQLFGSLNAHIPQIINGEMRRDAFYSQFYGVVVLFSIFPPIIAYGLTQLITRLGAFLGMYLLLKHHFMKEKDYALIQAGTALTFALTPFWPSGMLSILGMPLALWAFLNIRNGSRSWKNFAVLTILPFLSSFILGFCFFLSVLGIFWAVDAWRAKKWNGVFLLSILYMTCIYLLIDYRLVVSMIVPSGLTNRNEFVESDNGLMDSLSLTIRNYVLSHNQDRTESAVVIMPLTLIALGIVLVKKEWRKEKLFIGLHILNFVLSLWYAFWFFEGWQPLKDHIAILTTFNFGRFHYLRPGIIYVLFAISLRILWRMGKWGHIAVTVLLAAQLWMIIPTNEQINYSDDPSYKQYFAQQQFTDIKNYIGLPQSQYRVVSIGIHPDIAQYNGFYTLDTYNNFYPLSYKHQFRKIIAPELNKSPELKSYFDQWGGRCYIFVSELGEHYMYSKYSNVKIKHLQLNTAVLKQMGGRYVLSAVPILNAKQNHLAFEKSFNSKDSWWEIYLYKVQ; encoded by the coding sequence ATGGCAGGTTTTAAACAAAGTAACAGATTACATAGTGGACTGGGGACAAAGGAAAAGATTTATATAGGGGTATCTCTTCTTATTATTATAATCTGGGTATCCCCATATTTTTTTCTTGGACAGAATGCCCATATGCGGGTTCAGGATAATTTGGACTCAAATATAGCCTGGTATAAAGTGTTAAACGAAAGCGGCCAGCTCTTTGGCTCATTAAACGCTCATATTCCTCAGATTATTAATGGTGAAATGAGAAGGGATGCTTTTTATTCTCAATTCTACGGGGTTGTCGTTCTCTTTTCAATTTTCCCTCCCATCATTGCATATGGCTTAACACAACTCATTACACGGCTTGGAGCTTTTCTGGGGATGTATTTGCTGCTAAAGCATCATTTCATGAAAGAGAAGGACTATGCACTGATTCAGGCTGGTACAGCCTTGACCTTTGCTTTAACGCCTTTTTGGCCTTCAGGAATGCTCAGTATCCTTGGAATGCCTCTTGCTTTATGGGCCTTTTTAAATATACGGAATGGAAGCAGGTCCTGGAAGAACTTTGCGGTTTTGACCATCCTGCCGTTTCTGTCCAGCTTTATCCTTGGTTTTTGTTTCTTTCTTTCAGTACTGGGTATTTTTTGGGCAGTCGACGCTTGGAGGGCAAAGAAATGGAATGGGGTCTTTCTTCTCTCTATTCTGTATATGACCTGTATTTATTTGCTTATCGATTATAGATTGGTCGTTTCAATGATTGTGCCATCGGGTTTAACCAACCGAAATGAATTTGTTGAATCCGACAACGGCCTGATGGATTCCCTGTCATTGACGATAAGAAACTATGTTTTGAGCCATAATCAGGACAGAACGGAATCTGCCGTCGTTATTATGCCGCTTACCTTAATTGCTTTGGGAATTGTGCTGGTGAAAAAGGAATGGAGAAAAGAAAAGCTATTTATTGGCCTTCATATCCTGAATTTTGTCCTTTCGCTCTGGTATGCGTTTTGGTTTTTTGAAGGGTGGCAGCCTTTAAAAGACCATATTGCCATCTTAACTACTTTTAATTTTGGACGATTTCATTACTTAAGGCCGGGGATTATCTATGTGCTGTTTGCGATTTCCCTAAGAATCCTCTGGAGGATGGGCAAATGGGGGCATATAGCCGTTACAGTCTTGCTGGCGGCACAGCTTTGGATGATAATTCCTACGAATGAACAAATTAATTACAGTGATGACCCAAGCTATAAGCAATATTTTGCACAGCAGCAATTCACCGATATTAAAAATTACATCGGTCTTCCACAGAGTCAATACCGGGTTGTCAGCATAGGCATTCACCCAGATATTGCTCAATATAACGGATTCTATACGTTAGATACATACAACAACTTCTATCCGCTGAGCTATAAGCATCAATTCAGGAAAATCATTGCACCAGAACTGAACAAAAGTCCGGAGCTGAAATCCTACTTCGACCAATGGGGAGGCAGGTGCTATATTTTTGTCAGTGAGCTTGGTGAACATTATATGTATTCAAAATACTCAAATGTAAAAATAAAACATCTGCAGTTAAATACAGCTGTATTAAAGCAAATGGGCGGGAGATATGTCCTATCTGCAGTTCCGATTTTGAATGCTAAACAAAATCATTTGGCTTTTGAGAAAAGCTTCAATTCAAAAGACTCTTGGTGGGAAATTTATTTATATAAGGTTCAATAG
- a CDS encoding SPW repeat protein yields MNTRSTLNALFGVWFLLAPWILDFSGQTGAMWTSVIIGLVQFIAALWSYNKSGWGTWQDWVTFITGVWFIIFPFAYSLNGSVEWISVILGLLTAIFSLWNLSGTSE; encoded by the coding sequence ATGAATACTAGAAGCACGTTAAATGCTTTGTTTGGAGTATGGTTTCTTCTAGCCCCATGGATTCTTGACTTTTCTGGTCAAACTGGAGCAATGTGGACCAGCGTTATTATAGGATTAGTACAATTTATTGCCGCACTGTGGAGTTACAACAAATCCGGTTGGGGGACATGGCAGGATTGGGTAACCTTCATCACAGGGGTATGGTTTATCATTTTCCCTTTCGCGTACTCCCTAAACGGATCCGTTGAATGGATCAGTGTAATCCTTGGCTTGCTTACTGCTATTTTCAGTCTCTGGAATCTCAGCGGTACATCTGAATGA